One part of the Melospiza melodia melodia isolate bMelMel2 chromosome 3, bMelMel2.pri, whole genome shotgun sequence genome encodes these proteins:
- the LOC134416460 gene encoding cytochrome P450 2K6-like, whose product MGWNSSTSIGFVFILAFVSILKTAGFWNSSTSIVLVLIVAFLSILKTAGFWNNDRRQNFPPGPRPLPIIGNLLLFDLKRPYRTYLELSKKYGPVFSVQMGHRKVVVISGYETVKEALVNQADAFAERPKIPIFEDLTKGNGVVFAHGENWKVMRRFTLTALRDFGMGKKAIEDRIVEEYGHLAESIASQEGNPIDASKIINAAVANIIVSILLGKRFDYKDPRFVRLVTMTNENMRLAGKPLVTMYNIFPYLGFLLRANKALLRNRDEFHDFVRVTFVEYLKNLDKNDQRSFIDAFLVKQQEEKSTTNGYFHNGNLLSLVSNLFTAGVETISTTLNWGFLLMLKYPEIQKKVQDEIEQVIGSNPPRIEHRAQMPYTDAVIHEIQRFANILPLDLPHETAADVTLQGYFIPKGTYIIPLLTSVLKDESQWEKPDMFYPEHFLDANGKFVKKDAFIPFSAGRRICAGETLAKMELFLFFTSLLQRFNFLPPPGVSNSDLDLSPAISFNVIPKPYKMCAVARS is encoded by the exons ATGGGCTGGAACAGCAGCACTTCCATTGGTTTTGTGTTCATCCTGGCTTTTGTCTCCATTTTGAAAACAGCAGGTTTCTGGAACAGCAGCACTTCCATTGTTTTAGTGTTGATTGTGGCTTTTCTCTCCATTCTGAAAACAGCAGGTTTCTGGAACAATGACCGAAGACAGAACTTTCCTCCAGGTCCAAGACCATTACCTATAATTGGAAACCTTCTTTTGTTTGACTTGAAGAGACCCTACAGGACTTATCTAGAG CTGTCCAAAAAATATGGTCCAGTCTTCAGCGTTCAGATGGGGCACAGGAAAGTTGTGGTGATTTCTGGCTATGAGACAGTGAAAGAAGCTCTTGTAAACCAAGCAGATGCATTTGCAGAGAGACCTAAAATCCCAATCTTTGAAGATCTGACTAAAGGAAATG GGGTTGTTTTTGCCCATGGTGAAAACTGGAAGGTGATGAGAAGGTTTACCCTCACAGCCCTGCGAGACTTTGGGATGGGCAAAAAGGCCATTGAGGATCGGATTGTGGAGGAGTACGGGCACCTGGCAGAGTCCATCGCCTCCCAGGAAG GAAATCCCATTGATGCCAGCAAAATAATTAATGCAGCAGTTGCTAATATAATTGTGTCAATACTGCTTGGAAAACGATTTGACTACAAAGACCCCAGATTTGTGAGACTTGTAACTATGACCAATGAAAACATGAGGCTTGCTGGGAAACCTTTGGTTACG ATGTACAATATCTTTCCATACCTTGGATTCCTCCTAAGGGCAAACAAGGCTCTCCTTCGAAACAGAGATGAATTTCACGATTTTGTACGAGTTACTTTTGTAGAGTACCTCAAAAACCTGGACAAAAATGACCAAAGAAGTTTTATTGATGCCTTCCTGGTTAAACAGCAGGAG GAGAAATCCACTACCAATGGGTATTTCCATAACGGCAACTTGCTAAGCTTGGTGAGCAATTTGTTTACTGCTGGTGTTGAGACCATTTCCACCACACTAAACTGGGGCTTTCTGCTGATGCTAAAGTACCCTGAAATCCAGA AAAAGGTCCAAGACGAGATAGAGCAAGTGATAGGATCCAACCCGCCGCGGATTGAGCACCGAGCTCAGATGCCATACACAGATGCTGTCATCCATGAAATTCAGAGGTTTGCCAATATCCTGCCACTGGATTTGCCTCATGAGACTGCTGCAGATGTCACCCTCCAAGGCTACTTCATCCCCAAG GGAACCTACATCATCCCTTTACTGACCTCAGTCCTGAAAGACGAGTCACAGTGGGAGAAACCAGACATGTTCTACCCTGAGCACTTCCTTGACGCCAATGGGAAATTTGTGAAGAAAGATGCTTTCATACCTTTCTCAGCAG GGAGGAGGATCTGTGCTGGGGAGACTCTTGCCAAAATGGagctcttcctcttcttcaccaGTCTCCTGCAGAGGTTCAACTTCCTCCCTCCACCTGGAGTTTCCAACTCAGACCTGGACCTCAGTCCTGCCATTTCATTTAATGTCATCCCCAAACCCTATAAAATGTGTGCTGTAGCACGCTCCTAG
- the CENPQ gene encoding centromere protein Q isoform X2 — translation MKPCHTPSNKMGKTAGGRSAKNPSKSQNQQGPSSKKKGSDEQGKKQGQKRQVPQKGKRGVKELKDSSPAGENGSSKKMKLSSTAIRSWRPLSENSRLFLENIVDSVVLSVLSQQREGKDDVQKHLNVLKNRVLKSFKTLNVPPGKLGNLKNILGLQMAEKQMLETNEESLVQLQEEINEAERSAERIEENIQQLKYKIQVLKNQLEKDEKEARKVFQENGSGALQLPELPKHSFQAPTLQEEILKVKNQKDLLRDMNAIQQSADLKNLLTLTEKAYEKVDLL, via the exons ATGAAACCCTGCCACACACCTTCCAATAAAATGGGGAAGACAGCTGGTGGGAGATCAGCAAAAAATCCTTCTAAATCACAAAATCAACAAGGGCCTTCTAGCAAAAAAAAGGGATCAGATgaacaaggaaaaaaacaagGTCAAAAAAGACAG GTCCCTCAGAAAGGCAAAAGGGGAGTAAAGGAACTGAAGGACTCTTCCCCTGCAG GAGAAAATGGTTCTTCAAAAAAAATGAAGCTGTCCAGCACTGCAATAAGATCTTGGCGACCTCTCTCAGAGAACAGTAGGCTCTTCCTGGAAAATATAGTGGATTCAGTAGTACT ATCTGTTTTGTCCCAACAGAGGGAGGGAAAAGATGATGTTCAGAAGCACCTCAATGTACTGAAAAACAG GGTGCTGAAAAGTTTCAAGACTTTAAATGTGCCTCCAGGGAAGCTGGGCAACCTGAAGAATATCCTGGGCCTTCAAATGGCAGAGAAACAAATGCTTGAGACAAATGAGGAGTCTTTGGTACAACTGCAG gAAGAAATAAATGAAGCAGAGAGATCAGCAGAGCGCATTGAGGAAAAtatacagcagctgaagtacaaaATCCAGGTGCTCAAAAACCAGTTAGAGAAAGATGAAAAAGAGGCCAGGAag GTATTCCAGGAAAATGGCAGTGGAGCACTCCAGCTTCCAGAACTCCCCAAGCACAGTTTTCAGGCACCCACTTTGCAG GAGGAAATTCTGAAGGTAAAGAATCAGAAGGACCTTTTAAGGGATATGAATGCTATTCAGCAGTCAGCTGACTTGAAGAACTTGTTAACCCTTACTGAAAAGGCCTATGAGAAGGTGGATTTGCTTTGA
- the CENPQ gene encoding centromere protein Q isoform X1, whose translation MKPCHTPSNKMGKTAGGRSAKNPSKSQNQQGPSSKKKGSDEQGKKQGQKRQQVPQKGKRGVKELKDSSPAGENGSSKKMKLSSTAIRSWRPLSENSRLFLENIVDSVVLSVLSQQREGKDDVQKHLNVLKNRVLKSFKTLNVPPGKLGNLKNILGLQMAEKQMLETNEESLVQLQEEINEAERSAERIEENIQQLKYKIQVLKNQLEKDEKEARKVFQENGSGALQLPELPKHSFQAPTLQEEILKVKNQKDLLRDMNAIQQSADLKNLLTLTEKAYEKVDLL comes from the exons ATGAAACCCTGCCACACACCTTCCAATAAAATGGGGAAGACAGCTGGTGGGAGATCAGCAAAAAATCCTTCTAAATCACAAAATCAACAAGGGCCTTCTAGCAAAAAAAAGGGATCAGATgaacaaggaaaaaaacaagGTCAAAAAAGACAG CAGGTCCCTCAGAAAGGCAAAAGGGGAGTAAAGGAACTGAAGGACTCTTCCCCTGCAG GAGAAAATGGTTCTTCAAAAAAAATGAAGCTGTCCAGCACTGCAATAAGATCTTGGCGACCTCTCTCAGAGAACAGTAGGCTCTTCCTGGAAAATATAGTGGATTCAGTAGTACT ATCTGTTTTGTCCCAACAGAGGGAGGGAAAAGATGATGTTCAGAAGCACCTCAATGTACTGAAAAACAG GGTGCTGAAAAGTTTCAAGACTTTAAATGTGCCTCCAGGGAAGCTGGGCAACCTGAAGAATATCCTGGGCCTTCAAATGGCAGAGAAACAAATGCTTGAGACAAATGAGGAGTCTTTGGTACAACTGCAG gAAGAAATAAATGAAGCAGAGAGATCAGCAGAGCGCATTGAGGAAAAtatacagcagctgaagtacaaaATCCAGGTGCTCAAAAACCAGTTAGAGAAAGATGAAAAAGAGGCCAGGAag GTATTCCAGGAAAATGGCAGTGGAGCACTCCAGCTTCCAGAACTCCCCAAGCACAGTTTTCAGGCACCCACTTTGCAG GAGGAAATTCTGAAGGTAAAGAATCAGAAGGACCTTTTAAGGGATATGAATGCTATTCAGCAGTCAGCTGACTTGAAGAACTTGTTAACCCTTACTGAAAAGGCCTATGAGAAGGTGGATTTGCTTTGA